The following coding sequences are from one Leucoraja erinacea ecotype New England chromosome 2, Leri_hhj_1, whole genome shotgun sequence window:
- the LOC129708425 gene encoding zinc finger MYM-type protein 1-like: MAQQVLKYLCDDCKLDFAKCRGQSYDNAANMSAHYNGMQQNLLDANQFAIYVPCAAHSLNLVGRSAVDCCQVAVGFFSTVQLLYTFFSASTARWRILKDCIGNEKVLKSLSDTRWEAHAVATAAIINSFFKILEALEDLSDDQLQKGDTRREAKNIANKMQELEFVFMLNFWNETLEKFHRTSQLLQSENVILQTCADLYSSLADQLHTSRDEFERFESLAKDMLPDVEYKATQTRKRIRKRMPNDGNAPEVILSARDKFRIFTFYVIVEKLETEMRRRLLKVYTKIADRFSCLTDGPNAQSSYSRARWATPAKYNGLTCSTLWRGSWAFFPAHFSNLSLPDPTRLAV, encoded by the coding sequence ATGGCACAGCAGGTGTTGAAGTACTTATGTGATGATTGTAAATTGGATTTTGCTAAATGCAGAGGGCAGTCATACGACAATGCTGCCAACATGTCTGCACATTacaatggcatgcagcaaaaCCTTTTGGATGCAAATCAGTTTGCCATTTATGTACCCTGTGCAGCTCATTCACTAAATTTAGTTGGACGAAGTGCTGTGGATTGCTGTCAAGTTGCAGTAGGTTTCTTTTCCACTGTACAACTGCTCTACACATTCTTTTCAGCCTCAACTGCTCGGTGGAGAATTCTCAAAGATTGCATTGGAAATGAAAAAGTGTTGAAATCACTTTCAGACACCAGATGGGAAGCACATGCTGTGGCAACTGCAGCAATTATCAACTCTTTCTTCAAGATTCTGGAAGCTTTGGAAGATTTATCAGATGACCAGTTGCAAAAAGGTGACACTAGAAGGGAGGCAAAGAATATTGCAAACAAGATGCaagaactggaatttgtgttCATGCTGAATTTTTGGAATGAAACTTTAGAAAAGTTTCATAGAACAAGTcaacttcttcaaagtgaaaatgtgATCTTGCAAACATGTGCAGATTTGTATTCATCATTGGCAGACCAGTTGCACACATCAAGAGATGAGTTTGAGAGATTTGAATCACTTGCAAAGGACATGCTCCCTGATGTAGAATACAAAGCAACTCAAACGCGTAAGCGTATAAGAAAGAGAATGCCCAACGATGGAAATGCACCAGAGGTcattctcagtgccagagacaaatTCCGTATCTtcactttttatgtaattgttgaaaagttagaaacggaaatgaggaggagactaCTAAAGGTGTACACTaaaatagcagacagattctcttgtctgacagatgGTCCTAATGCCCAAAgctcctatagcagagcaagatgggctactcctgctaaatacaatgggctgacgtgtagtacgctatggaggggatcctgggcatttttccccgcccattttagcaacctgagcctacctgacccgacccgactcgcagtataa